The Papilio machaon chromosome 3, ilPapMach1.1, whole genome shotgun sequence genome window below encodes:
- the LOC106711618 gene encoding nuclear pore complex protein Nup205, giving the protein MNINEGTTIEDLWTPYKELVSVVEGYLAHESGGAPYAVHTFESVLRRHKQTFLSLLKYPPKNPTSREEIKRGVTEGVNLPSIGRTLLSKELVDEAIIISDMYNVNEYVCLELLHTAQRQAPRQPGLARGLLAVLLQHDGRRALVQALRHLVMARDGVSWSISAREEIVSYVSRYVSQLIADGLLGGVLDALRRTSLDAELELLQNNRALPPPRHLVRLIGTIETTRKLLAGVIFAASAQRGLDRDILLRLYREQMTSATHGPTGALDEISLALQMALLYALDLSVLHKREDGEELAKKLPLIQDPELISVLLDEFSPPMNPNQTQEGQDKGSGLRALCQLALGLALAALKRAPQTLLRASGTGEIKSELLDQDEMLVDAAIDGKVFEYVSEAMLSAGLVRGEEYYQRRLHSLITDFIVLMHSKLMEMRVKADEAARAVQMYAAEGLSAPGGAGAGRTRLHALLRCVELLYEHDTLQLRDEYWPSALSRSGGAGGREATLYKFVRLSGEAVCAALLAAYLRALAALAVPKHTWALLARRDALSAHHLLTALQLYHRNLRADPAPFAEHLHSSSLGASAVVTPAARPGKLLVRQEEVEAMIASLQLIAAVARVDESASAAICENLQWDAVNCMFGLMCCHVPIQLKAALCRTLAALGGRAGTAPRVWAALDAAQLVSTADKRGLNAELQEVECRMEEYPLSRAFLELLEALCAAGPAPRALGAGSRAPGLQPYVHHVLHRLALPAPHRRYAVPHEEWQVIALCFRLFARWLEEYEPSAGDFPAAGAAGAGGATGAGGAGDAEPPPGFPLLVQLHSDSELLRLVLTTLDRANDLLDRQSGPGKEYVEDALVSTLQMLERALALERALTDAAAEAGRALLVVGLSKLLLAPEGPEKCDRLVSCCRVVGRSTLPAGARRAVSLLRRALLSPHSARHLLASLAHRHALAADIRHGFVECLESEEWCGTGAGGAGGGAAEEREQSAAEEARAAKEGVVLLVLQLLPAAAPNFAHFLLGYQLNDDVSRSVLNEAGVSGTPRTVLHAVLDILDQHIAPAAHEREATPLVESCYRLVYWLCARPTTSPPALRLLRARDYFLARHVKATVNLETASVTTVSARSWVLRACACEAGAAGGTRQHAALAALLGALTHTPHHPDQEWEWCVIRRALEGLAVSVAAPAEPRWELFHAHQLRSAINDCDLPTGVGGKRISVSRLHAVLARELAALRTTAPQRSLVALEIQKVLDYVTEVNRQRNLAATLTHYYDSWRQLTEIIFCVAPPDVLALESRKNLLLNILQDLLNKIPPAEVLPQLGNLASGTVLLLLVNLRHCYILQKRESNLNSSEFEASFFGPSNQIMQTKSLTLKFILHKILSWILVSGGSTQKMRVNLYGALLNFLNIVNLKASPAEPEEEGDVTYVSRLDRSRGRAGREDSALKAMVVDVITGFGEKLCAIVCGDCTGAGHDVCRMAALACLDTLLDIDPATDWLHTLTDQGYLRSLIDSLLHDDEGLKEALDPSPKSLRVLYVYECKMSLLLKLAGSRRGAETVVAQGALACLAALSALGCHPDVHAASSRPDTDFVPSVASRFRQMLVPALALCDALLTSLGTENHSCVIHVTHFLVSHVECIDMVLRAAHPSSPEGLLVELEWVTSVVARASGREVFGLARGDTALQRAEPSLQRVQWLMLALLPRFQQPPPAKHAPAPASDHPDNRLYLKIVCNLLTYALNTLEREDARVTSHSPTSAACAAARALLQHLARAHRLHTKLLATVTHQLHNLPAMTLDDMKKLLGEEKSGVGGVGGAGGSPMEVRAGVVSLLRGRARVRRAELQYCGAALAQALYLLWAHARMHLQAAAPHELGVKLAGAGGEELGALRADLVALFNDRFVEDLLDTVKGEPPLQRGFVEVLLKDIKRIIQFSPV; this is encoded by the exons atgaatataaacgAAG GAACTACCATAGAAGATCTATGGACACCATATAAGGAACTAGTATCTGTGGTGGAAGGATACTTGGCACATGAGAGTGGAGGAGCTCCATATGCAGTGCACACATTTGAATCTGTCCTGAGAAGgcacaaacaaacatttctaTCTCTCTTAAAATATCCT CCCAAAAATCCAACAAGCAGAGAGGAGATCAAAAGAGGTGTTACGGAAGGAGTAAATTTACCCAGTATAGGCAGGACTTTGCTGTCCAAGGAGCTTGTCGATGAAGCTATTATAATATCAG ACATGTACAATGTGAACGAGTATGTGTGCCTGGAGTTGCTGCACACTGCGCAACGGCAGGCGCCGCGACAGCCGGGGCTGGCGCGTGGTCTGCTCGCTGTGTTACTGCAGCATGACGGCCGCCGCGCGCTCGTGCAGGCCCTCAGACATCTTGTCATGGCACGAGATGGTGTCTCCTG GTCAATAAGCGCACGCGAGGAGATAGTTAGCTACGTGTCAAGATATGTGTCGCAGTTAATAGCGGATGGGTTGCTGGGCGGCGTGCTGGACGCGCTGCGCCGTACCTCACTTGATGCCGAGCTCGAGCTGCTGCAGAACAACCGCGCTCTGCCCCCGCCTCGACATCTCGTGCGGCTCATCGGCACCATTGAGACTACCAG AAAGTTACTCGCTGGTGTGATATTTGCGGCGTCTGCACAACGAGGGCTCGACAGAGATATATTGCTAAGACTGTATAGAGAA CAAATGACGTCAGCAACTCACGGGCCGACAGGAGCATTGGATGAGATCTCGCTCGCGCTGCAAATGGCGCTGCTCTATGCACTCGACTTGTCCGTCTTGCACAA ACGTGAAGATGGCGAAGAATTGGCCAAGAAATTACCCCTAATACAGGATCCGGAGTTGATATCAGTTTTGTTGGATGAGTTCTCTCCGCCTATGAACCCCAACCAGACGCAGGAGGGCCAGGATAAAGGATCAGGGCTGAGGGCCTTGTGTCAGCTGGCCCTAGGTCTAGCTCTGGCTGCATTGAAGCGAGCCCCACAAACATTACTTAGGGCTTCTGGTACGGGAGAGATAAAAAGTGAATTGTTGGACCAGGATGAAATGTTGGTTGATGCTGCTATTGATGGAAag GTGTTTGAGTATGTGAGCGAGGCGATGCTGTCTGCGGGACTGGTGCGGGGTGAGGAGTACTACCAGCGGCGGCTGCACTCACTCATCACCGACTTCATTGTACTCATGCACTCCAAGCTCATGGAGATGAGAGTCAA GGCTGATGAGGCTGCGCGTGCGGTGCAGATGTACGCTGCTGAGGGTCTATCTGCGCCGGGCGGTGCTGGTGCAGGACGTACACGTCTGCATGCGTTGCTGCGCTGTGTTGAGCTCCTGTATGAGCATGACACCCTCCAACTCCGAGATGAATACTGGCCCTCTGCCCTCAG TCGCAGTGGAGGTGCAGGAGGTCGTGAGGCGACACTGTACAAGTTTGTGAGGTTGTCCGGTGAGGCGGTGTGTGCTGCACTACTGGCGGCCTACCTCCGCGCCCTGGCTGCGCTCGCTGTGCCCAAACACACGTGGGCGTTGTTGGCGCGTCGCGACGCCCTCTCCGCACATCATCTGCTCACAGCATTACAGCTGTATCACAG GAATTTACGCGCGGACCCTGCGCCGTTCGCGGAGCATCTACACTCGTCTTCCCTGGGCGCCTCCGCCGTGGTGACACCTGCAGCGCGTCCTGGAAAGCTGCTCGTGCGCCAGGAGGAG GTGGAGGCCATGATAGCATCGCTGCAGCTGATCGCGGCGGTGGCGCGCGTCGACGAGTCAGCCAGTGCCGCCATATGCGAGAACTTGCAGTGGGACGCCGTCAACTGCATGTTTG GACTGATGTGCTGCCATGTGCCGATCCAGCTGAAGGCGGCGCTGTGCCGTACTCTGGCTGCGCTGGGCGGGCGTGCGGGCACAGCGCCGCGGGTCTGGGCCGCGCTCGACGCCGCACAGCTCGTCTCCACGGCAGACAAGCGCGGCCTCAATGCTGAGCTGCAGGAG GTGGAGTGCCGCATGGAGGAGTACCCGCTGTCGCGTGCGTTCCTGGAGCTGCTGGAGGCTCTGTGTGCGGCGGGGCCGGCACCTCGTGCGCTGGGTGCCGGCAGCCGTGCGCCAGGCCTGCAGCCCTACGTGCACCACGTGCTGCATCGCCTCGCCCTGCCCGCGCCGCACCGCCGCTACGCCGTACCTCACGAGGAGTGGCAG GTGATCGCGCTGTGTTTCCGTCTGTTCGCGCGCTGGCTGGAGGAGTACGAGCCTAGTGCGGGCGATTTCCCGGCGGCGGGTGCggcgggtgcggggggcgcgacgggtgcggggggcgcgggggacGCGGAGCCGCCGCCAGGTTTCCCGCTGCTGGTGCAGCTGCACTCGGACTCGGAGCTGCTGCGCCTCGTGCTGACCACGCTCGACCGAGCCAACGACCTGCTCGACCGTCAGTCCGGACCCGGCAAG GAGTACGTGGAGGACGCGCTGGTGTCCACGTTGCAGATGCTGGAGCGAGCGCTGGCGTTGGAGCGCGCGTTGACGGACGCGGCGGCGGAGGCGGGCCGAGCTCTTCTCGTCGTAGGACTATCAAAACTGCTACTCG CGCCGGAGGGCCCGGAGAAGTGTGACAGGCTGGTGTCGTGCTGCCGCGTGGTGGGGCGCAGCACGCTGCCGGCGGGCGCGAGGCGCGCGGTGTCGCTGCTGCGGCGCGCGCTGCTCTCGCCGCACTCGGCGCGCCATCTGCTGGCCTCGCTGGCACACCGGCACGCCCTCGCTGCGGACATCAG GCATGGGTTCGTGGAATGCCTGGAGTCGGAGGAGTGGTGCGGGACCGGGGCCGGTGGTGCTGGTGGGGGCGCGGCGGAGGAGCGCGAGCAGAGTGCCGCAGAGGAGGCGCGCGCGGCCAAGGAGGGCGTGGTACTGCTCGTGCTGCAGCTGCTGCCCGCCGCAGCGCCCAACTTCGCCCACTTCCTGCTCGGATACCAGCTCAATGACGAC GTGAGCCGCAGCGTGCTGAACGAGGCGGGAGTGAGCGGCACACCGCGCACTGTGCTGCACGCCGTGCTAGACATACTGGACCAGCACATCGCGCCCGCAGCTCACGAACG CGAGGCGACACCGCTGGTGGAGAGCTGCTACCGGCTGGTGTACTGGCTGTGCGCGCGGCCCACCACGTCGCCACCAGCTCTGCGTCTGCTGCGCGCACGCGACTACTTCCTCGCCAGGCATGTCAAGGCAACCGTCAACCTTGAA ACGGCGTCAGTGACGACGGTGTCAGCGAGGTCGTGGGTGCTGCGAGCGTGCGCGTGCGAGGCGGGGGCTGCGGGCGGCACCAGACAGCACGCAGCACTCGCCGCACTGCTCGGCGCTCTCACACACACACCACACCATCCCGACCAG GAGTGGGAGTGGTGCGTTATCCGTCGCGCGCTGGAGGGGCTGGCGGTGAGCGTGGCCGCGCCCGCCGAGCCGCGCTGGGAGCTGTTCCACGCGCATCAGCTGCGCAGCGCCATCAATGATTGCGACCTGCCCACGG GTGTTGGCGGCAAGCGCATTAGCGTGAGCCGGCTGCACGCGGTGCTGGCGCGAGAGCTGGCTGCGCTGCGCACCACCGCGCCGCAGCGCAGCCTCGTCGCCCTCGAGATACAGAAG GTTCTGGACTACGTGACGGAGGTGAACCGGCAACGCAACCTGGCCGCCACGTTGACGCACTACTACGACTCGTGGCGGCAGCTCACCGAGATCATCTTCTGCGTGGCGCCGCCCGACGTGCTCGCCCTCGAGTCCCGAAAGAACCTGCTGCTCAACATCCTGCAGGACTTGCTCAACAAGATCCCGCCCGCGGAGGTGCTGCCGCAGCTCGGCAACCTCGCCTCCGGCACCGTGCTGCTGCTGCTCGTCAACCTGCGCCACTGCTACATCCTACAGAAGCGGGAGTCCAACCTGAACTCCTCCGAGTTCGAGGCGAGCTTCTTCGGGCCCTCGAACCAGATAATGCAGACCAAGTCTCTGACGCTCAAGTTCATCCTGCACAAGATACTCAGCTGGATCCTGGTGTCGGGCGGCAGCACGCAGAAGATGCGCGTCAACCTGTACGGCGCGCTGCTCAACTTCCTCAACATCGTGAACCTGAAGGCGAGCCCCGCGGAGCCCGAGGAGGAGGGCGACGTGACGTACGTGAGCCGCCTGGACAGGTCGCGAGGGCGCGCCGGCCGCGAGGACTCCGCCCTCAAGGCCATGGTGGTGGACGTCATCACGGGCTTCGGCGAGAAGCTGTGCGCCATCGTGTGCGGCGACTGCACCGGCGCCGGACACGACGTGTGTCGCATGGCCGCCCTCGCATGTCTCGATACGCTGCTCGACATCGACCCCGCCACCGACTGGCTGCACACCCTCACAGACCAGGGCTATCTGCGCAGCCTCATCGACAGTCTGCTGCACGACGACGAGGGCCTCAAGGAG GCGCTGGACCCGAGCCCGAAGTCTCTGCGCGTGCTGTACGTGTACGAGTGCAAGATGTCGCTGCTGCTGAAGCTGGCGGGGTCGCGGCGCGGCGCTGAGACGGTGGTGGCGCAGGGCGCGCTGGCCTGCCTCGCCGCGCTCTCCGCTCTCGGCTGTCACCCTGACGTGCACGCCGCCAGCAGCCGCCCTGACACAGACTTCGTGCCCTCCGTCGCCTCCAG ATTCCGTCAGATGCTGGTGCCGGCGCTGGCGCTGTGCGACGCGTTGCTGACGTCGCTGGGCACAGAGAACCACAGCTGCGTCATACACGTGACGCACTTCCTCGTCAGCCACGTCGAGTGCATCGACATGGTGCTGAG AGCGGCGCACCCCAGCTCGCCCGAGGGTCTGCTGGTGGAGCTGGAGTGGGTGACGTCGGTGGTGGCGCGCGCTTCGGGGCGCGAGGTGTTCGGTCTGGCGCGCGGCGACACGGCGCTGCAGCGCGCCGAGCCCAGCCTGCAGCGCGTGCAGTGGCTCATGCTGGCGCTGCTGCCGCGCTTCCAGCAGCCGCCGCCCGCCAAGCACGCGCCCGCACCCGCCTCCGACCACCCCGACAACAGGCTCTATCTCAAG ATCGTGTGCAACTTGCTGACGTACGCGCTGAACACTCTGGAGCGTGAGGACGCTCGCGTGACTTCACACAGTCCAACGAGCGCGGCGTGTGCGGCtgcgcgtgcgctgctgcAGCACCTGGCGCGTGCACATCGCCTGCACACCAAGCTGCTCGCCACTGTAACGCACCAGCTGCACAATCTGCCCGCAATGACGCTAGACG ATATGAAGAAGTTGCTGGGCGAGGAGAAGTCAGGTGTGGGTGGTgtggggggtgcggggggttCGCCGATGGAGGTTCGGGCGGGGGTGGTGTCGCTGCTGCGGGGGAGAGCGCGGGTGCGGCGCGCCGAGCTGCAGTACTGCGGCGCTGCGCTCGCGCAAGCGCTGTACTTGTTGTGGGCGCACGCGCGCATGCACCTGCAGGCCGCAGCTCCGCATGAACTCG GTGTGAAGctggcgggcgcggggggcgagGAGCTGGGCGCGCTGCGAGCTGACCTGGTCGCGCTCTTCAATGACCGCTTCGTTGAGGATCTGCTCGACACTGTCAAG GGTGAGCCGCCGCTGCAGCGCGGCTTCGTGGAAGTGCTGCTTAAAGACATCAAACGCATCATACAGTTCTCCCCAGTCTGA
- the LOC123723557 gene encoding uncharacterized protein LOC123723557, giving the protein MKILLIRYFLWQFAITFVDLKDVISDEKHDLGNDGRQDTIDFDSHRSNRRFKKDDDEEWHVAHLKKRDKPSNSRCKAETLQDRISRYKQSIREDAALLEFVSVDAIPVDVKDIKDPCLNDTDIERRNEDNENVTVKNKNITKLEESTANVTLDGILYKPATTANVKEVLTEAGVDKEVEAEKIRRSEYQFSSIEYYEETSDFDPSTCPDEVDVISLQVDDLQKIDIECELMIEWKSLE; this is encoded by the coding sequence atgaaaattttacttataagatATTTTCTCTGGCAATTCGCGATAACTTTTGTGGATCTCAAAGATGTGATCTCTGATGAAAAACATGATTTAGGGAATGATGGTAGACAAGATACGATCGATTTTGATTCACATCGATCGAATAGAAGGTTCAAGAAAGACGATGACGAGGAGTGGCATGTAGCtcatttaaagaaaagagaTAAACCGAGCAATAGTAGATGTAAAGCGGAGACATTACAAGATAGAATCTCTAGATACAAACAATCGATTAGAGAAGATGCTGCATTATTAGAATTCGTATCAGTTGACGCGATCCCTGTTGatgttaaagatattaaagATCCGTGTTTAAATGACACAGATATAGAGAGACGTAATGAAGACAACGAAAATGTgactgtaaaaaataaaaatattaccaaattagaAGAATCCACAGCAAACGTTACTTTGGATGGAATACTATATAAACCAGCAACAACTGCAAATGTAAAGGAAGTATTAACTGAAGCCGGTGTCGATAAAGAAGTGGAAGCAGAGAAGATTAGACGCAGCGAGTATCAATTCAGTTCTATAGAGTATTACGAAGAGACGTCAGATTTCGACCCCTCGACGTGTCCCGATGAAGTCGACGTGATCTCTCTCCAAGTGGATGACCTACAGAAGATCGATATAGAGTGCGAATTGATGATAGAATGGAAGAGTCTGGAATAG
- the LOC106711619 gene encoding homeobox protein B-H2 has translation MQDSHKSFLIKDLLGDVLRPGAPGAPAATHTHVHEDVERESGCQSSPSHNIETSDLEDDISVGDNRSDTSTPNNKTRFGFDTDADCYQKKIDTDDTERSSPAEYNLNRLQNSSYNSPFKEEDNEFDNRAEESMKLYENGLFHLYRTERDGNKDDAGDGFMAGGLSEGIYGRSMDLSKSTFQSQLLAGFASVMAGNSQRESHESADRQQAKPTTSSGGRKPRRRRTAFTHAQLAYLERKFRCQKYLSVADRGDVADALSLSETQVKTWYQNRRTKWKRQNQLRLEQLRAQAASGERELPHALPLACALLPPYPPYMHCHL, from the exons ATGCAGGACAGCCACAAGTCGTTCCTTATCAAGGACCTGCTGGGCGACGTGCTGCGGCCCGGCGCGCCCGGTGCACCCGCTGCGACACACACGCATG TCCATGAAGATGTAGAAAGGGAGAGCGGATGTCAATCCTCACCCAGCCACAACATAGAGACCTCCGACCTCGAAGACGACATTTCCGTAGGCGACAACCGCAGCGACACCTCCACACCCAATAACAAAACTAGATTCGGATTCGACACCGACGCCGATTGTTACCAGAAAAAAATTGATACAGATGACACAGAACGATCCTCCCCAGCCGAGTACAATTTGAACCGGTTACAGAACTCAAGCTACAATTCACCTTTTAAAGAAGAAGACAATGAATTCGATAATCGGGCGGAGGAGTCGATGAAGCTGTACGAAAACGGTCTCTTTCATTTGTACAGGACGGAAAGGGATGGCAACAAGGATGATGCGGGCGATGGGTTCATGGCTGGTGGTCTATCGGAGGGTATTTACGGCAGATCCATGGACCTGTCAAAGAGTACCTTCCAGTCTCAGCTGTTGGCTGGATTCGCGTCTGTAATGGCTGGCAACTCGCAGAGAGAGTCGCATGAGTCTGCTG ATCGTCAGCAAGCTAAGCCCACGACTTCTTCGGGTGGTCGCAAGCCGCGTCGCCGGCGCACAGCGTTCACACACGCGCAGCTCGCGTACCTTGAGCGCAAATTTCGCTGCCAGAAGTACCTGAGCGTGGCGGACCGCGGGGACGTCGCCGACGCGCTAAGCCTCAGCGAGACACAAGTCAAGACATGGTACCAGAACCGACG AACAAAATGGAAACGACAAAATCAACTTCGTTTGGAGCAGTTGCGCGCGCAGGCGGCAAGTGGCGAGCGGGAACTGCCGCATGCGCTGCCGTTGGCTTGCGCTCTGCTGCCACCTTATCCGCCATACATGCATTGTCATCTTTAA
- the LOC106708150 gene encoding RNA-binding protein 45 — protein MSTWNQVVRNDERKEDKPPHSRIFVVCGKQTKEEDLRPPFEQFGTIEDIYIPKDRTTGETKGVAYIKYNKTSSAALAIQELHLKTLKSDSKPIKVMVAVNRNDSNSCNEDRYTRLFIKVHKDATESEIKQHFFNFGLVESVHLQKDKFTEANKGFAYVNYKTFFDAAKAYEECDRKYRPMFATPKEELKRSRNSLEMDSFHSSNSPCRDNYVDRYHRRDDARRDILNGVTLTKPFDFNRINVKCYPPVPQRYIEQLFNVVPGMKNCQYTLDTYNGVCKALITYDHDKEAAFAMERLNNFEFPSGEIITVWPDKNPLNKAAAELSSIVNNFKNAIDAGSPNLVQLADAIAQASTLIKVVTCTSEISEEQEHDMNYCSTPLPPPQPLANNASRVVQRCFIVCKPQPPPSSVLRDVFCRFGDLIHVSTFPNKIFGFAKYASIKSAQDAIKCLNGAVVCGIRLKVMEADEKPTKNDDDQRMNDDEQNDNRDNDIDRKRIRLIDSSE, from the coding sequence ATGAGCACTTGGAACCAAGTCGTACGCAATGATGAACGAAAGGAGGATAAACCTCCGCATTCCAGGATTTTCGTTGTTTGTGGCAAACAAACCAAGGAAGAAGACCTAAGGCCACCTTTTGAACAATTCGGTACCATTGAAGATATATACATACCTAAGGATCGAACCACGGGCGAGACCAAAGGCGTAgcgtatattaaatataataaaacatcttcGGCAGCTCTAGCCATCCAAGAACTGCATCTCAAAACCTTGAAAAGTGACTCAAAGCCTATAAAAGTGATGGTTGCCGTGAATAGAAATGACTCTAACAGCTGCAACGAGGACAGATATACGCGGCTGTTTATTAAAGTTCACAAAGATGCAACtgaaagtgaaataaaacaacatttctttaattttggaCTTGTGGAGTCAGTTCACTTGCAAAAGGATAAATTTACTGAGGCGAATAAAGGATTTgcatatgttaattataaaactttttttgatGCTGCAAAAGCTTACGAAGAATGTGACAGAAAGTACAGGCCTATGTTTGCAACTCCAAAggaggaattaaaaagaagtagGAATAGCTTAGAGATGGATAGTTTTCATTCAAGTAATTCTCCTTGTAGGGATAACTATGTAGACCGTTACCACCGTAGGGATGATGCTAGGAGAGATATATTAAATGGAGTAACATTAACTAAACCTTTTGATTTCAACcgaataaatgttaaatgttacCCACCGGTGCCTCAACGATATATAGAGCAATTGTTTAATGTTGTACCGGGGATGAAAAATTGTCAGTACACCCTAGATACTTATAACGGTGTGTGCAAAGCCCTAATCACTTATGATCATGACAAAGAGGCTGCATTTGCTATGGAGAGGCTtaacaattttgaatttcCTTCCGGAGAAATAATAACAGTTTGGCCTGATAAGAATCCTCTGAACAAGGCTGCGGCAGAGTTAAGTAGCAtagttaacaattttaaaaatgctatTGATGCTGGCTCCCCCAACTTAGTGCAACTAGCTGATGCCATAGCACAAGCATCCACTTTAATCAAAGTTGTCACTTGTACTTCTGAAATATCTGAGGAACAGGAACATGATATGAACTACTGTAGCACCCCTCTCCCACCACCCCAACCTTTGGCCAACAACGCCAGCAGAGTGGTGCAAAGATGTTTTATAGTTTGTAAGCCCCAGCCTCCACCTAGTTCTGTGTTGAGAGATGTATTCTGTAGATTTGGTGACCTTATACATGTCTCAACATTccccaataaaatatttggtttTGCAAAATATGCCTCTATTAAATCAGCGCAGGAtgctataaaatgtttaaatggagcTGTTGTATGCGGAATCCGCTTAAAAGTCATGGAGGCTGATGAGAAACCTACAAAGAATGACGATGATCAGAGAATGAATGACGACGAACAAAATGATAACAGAGACAATGATATAGACAGAAAAAGAATAAGACTTATTGACAGTTCGGAATAA
- the LOC123723513 gene encoding cap-specific mRNA (nucleoside-2'-O-)-methyltransferase 2-like: MYPSMENFLMQSKQKLYRGEEFEDELNDLFNKKFKFRYNSEWTLPPGDTWFTDAPWKVKGLEYLKSRLNFHKSQLNDFSIEEWSSHTRRRNPAGEVCWKLRCLVNPEFLTQAWTKFYECASTYNIVPPEAISDMKMVSLHLCEAPGAFITSLNHYLKLHHQALDWKWVANTLNPYYEGNSSSNMISDDRFMFHTLNNWDFGVDNTGNLMDWENSQAIIKKAKSLGKVLLVTADGSIDCLQKPDAQEEVTSPLHYCEIITALQALSPGGTLIFKLFTIFEHSTVNLLYLLNQLFKEVNIYKPITSRQGNSEVYAICLQYKGIDLKSYIPIFQSAFGTEFYSNKSLFPLEKIPESFLKQIEECAYYFCSIQCHVINNNLQAYLMQKNIALHRDMKKIRAIVASEFIWKYNLKPISINQELLKGTLHEENKINTNPRYHRGSYTERQLYTKMSLKEKHKNLNMFLQAEMLSNPMIHITEPVKWMIGEGSSKIDIIFTYGKPLQKVNSSKFIFVPIYKLYQQILAEEEFKEIILYRPTKPKIDPSLLGPEPSKIISLPEFQYRESYNVYEKNCFKALLNGMRELLDGESILLQNFNTLTHFNVSILYILSKACFEKTGLTSCGSIILSKLINKNCLKYMELIDDECNNVRKDEKKDVLNCLPVQVTNAEDFFSNIVFYNNTFYRNKCIEYLEKIKQSL; the protein is encoded by the exons atgtATCCATCGATGGAAAATTTCTTAATGCAATCGAAGCAGAAGCTTTACAGGGGCGAAGAATTTGAAGACGAGCTGAatgacttatttaataaaaagtttaaattccgCTATAACAGTGAGTGGACATTGCCGCCTGGCGATACTTGGTTTACTGACGCACCTTGGAAAGTAAAGGGcttggaatatttaaaaagtcgTTTAAATTTCCATAAGAGTCAACTCAATGACTTTAGCATTGAGGAATGGAGTAGTCACACTCGGCGACGCAACCCCGCCGGCGAAGTATGCTGGAAGCTCAGATGCCTGGTGAACCCCGAATTCCTCACGCAGGCCTGGACTAAGTTCTACGAGTGTGCTTCAACATACAACATTGTGCCACCAGAGGCAATTTCTGATATGAAAATGGTGTCTTTGCATCTGTGTGAAGCTCCTGGTGCATTTATCACTTCCTTAAACCATTACTTAAAGCTGCATCACCAGGctcttgat TGGAAATGGGTTGCAAATACTCTCAATCCATACTACGAAGGCAACTCGTCATCGAACATGATCAGTGATGACCGTTTCATGTTCCACACTCTCAACAACTGGGACTTTGGTGTTGACAACACTGGCAACCTGATGGATTGGGAAAATTCACAAGCTATTATCAAGAAAGCCAAGTCTTTAGGCAAA GTGCTGCTTGTAACAGCGGATGGATCGATTGATTGTCTCCAGAAGCCAGATGCTCAAGAAGAAGTCACTTCACCACTCCATTACTGTGAAATTATAACAGCATTACAGGCATTAAGCCCAG GTGGAACGTTAATCTTCAAATTGTTCACCATTTTTGAACATTCCACAGTTAACCTTCTGTATCTCCTCAATCAGTTGTTCAaagaagtaaatatatataagccAATAACTTCTCGTCAAGGAAATTCCGAGGTATATGCTATCTGTTTGCAATACAAGGGTATAGATCTAAAATCTTACATACCAATATTTCAGAGTGCATTTGGAACAGAAttctattcaaataaatcattgTTTCCACTTGAAAAAATACCAGAATCCTTCCTCAAGCAAATTGAGGAATGTGCTTATTATTTCTGCTCCATTCAATGCCATGTTATAAACAATAACCTACAAGCATATCTCATGCAAAAGAACATAGCTCTACACAGGGATATGAAAAAGATCAGGGCTATTGTAGCTTCGGAATTCATTTGGAAGTACAATCTCAAACCGATTAGTATTAATCAGGAACTTTTAAAGGGCACACTTCacgaggaaaataaaataaatacaaatccTCGATACCATCGTGGCTCATATACTGAACGCCAACTGTACACAAAGATGtcattgaaagaaaaacataagaatttaaatatgttcctTCAAGCTGAGATGCTCTCTAACCCAATGATACATATCACAGAACCAGTTAAATGGATGATTGGAGAAGGCTCCTCAAAGATAGATATCATTTTCACATATGGAAAACCTTTGCAAAAAGTAAACAGTTCAAAGTTCATATTTGTCCCAATCTACAAACTTTACCAGCAGATACTTGCTGAGGAGGAGTTTAAAGAGATCATTCTCTATAGACCGACTAAACCAAAGATTGATCCTAGTCTTTTAGGACCTGAGCcatctaaaataatttcactaCCCGAGTTCCAATACAGAGAGAGTTACAATGTTTAtgagaaaaattgttttaaagctTTACTGAATGGAATGAGAGAGTTATTAGATGGAGAATCAATTTTATTGCAGAATTTTAACACATTGACCCATTTTAATGTTAGTATTCTCTATATTTTGTCAAAGGCatgttttgaaaaaacagGCCTCACTTCTTGCGGAAGTATAATTCTGAGCAAATtgattaacaaaaattgtttaaagtaTATGGAACTTATTGATGATGAATGCAATAATGTTCGTAAGGACGAGAAGAAAGATGTGTTGAATTGTCTCCCGGTCCAGGTGACCAATGCGGAGGATTTCTTCAGTAACATAGTCTTCTACAACAACACtttctatagaaataaatgcATCGAATACTTGGAGAAGATTAAACaatctttataa